In the Candidatus Zixiibacteriota bacterium genome, AAGACTGTCGGCGAGATGTCCCGCTTGACCAGGGCAGCCGAATTGGCCGCCGCCGCTTGGGAGACGGCCAAGCAGCAGATTCGTGCTGGCATGTCCGAGAAGCAGATTGCGCAACTGATCGATGATGAAATGGCCAAACTGGGCGGGAGACCATCGTTCGAGACGATCGTCAATGCCGGCAGTAAAACGGAGCCAGGCCATGGTCATCCGACCGATGCGCGCATCGAGCCGGGAGATTTATTGCACCTGGATTTCGGAATCAGAATCGATAACTATTGCTCGGACCTGCAGCGTCTGCTCTATTTTCAGCGGAAAGGGGAGAGCCGTCCGCCGCAGGAGCTTATCGACGCTTTTTCTACCGTTCGCGACATCATTACCGCGACATCGAAGCTCTGCCGTCCGGGAGCGCAAGGTTTCGAGATTGACGCCGTGGCCCGACAGATGCTGAGAGACGACGGCTACGCCGCGTATCAACACGCGCTAGGTCATCAGTTAGGTCAAGCCGTACACGATGGCGGCGCGCTGATCGGCCCGCAGTGGGAACGGTATGGCAAGACGCCCACGCTCGAGATTGAAGCCGGTTACGTTTTCACGCTTGAGTTGGAGATTATGCTGGATGGAATCGGGTGTGTCGGCCTCGAGGAAGACATCGTTGTCACCGACCAGGGCGGGCGCTTTCTCTGTCAACGCCAGACTGAGTTGGAGGTGAGGTGAAAAGAGCGGCTATCGCTCTGTTGGTTGCCGCTGTGGGTGCTAGTTGTACTCAGATGCCGAAGGCGCCTTCGGAGTCGCCGCTCGCTCGCGTATATCCCCATGTCGCTTTCCCGACCGATCTGAAAGTCGAACAGAATCACCAGCGGC is a window encoding:
- a CDS encoding M24 family metallopeptidase, whose translation is MDIIKEKIAQVPGLLKELDVDLWLVFVRETPVMCDPIIPLITGLEATWQSFFAFTREGEAIALVGNFDKTDYERSARFTEVRAYTAGVKDDIKLLLGCLQPTSIAVNYSPDDPSADGLTHGMFLLLKDYLEGTPYADRLVSAQTLCSKLRARKTVGEMSRLTRAAELAAAAWETAKQQIRAGMSEKQIAQLIDDEMAKLGGRPSFETIVNAGSKTEPGHGHPTDARIEPGDLLHLDFGIRIDNYCSDLQRLLYFQRKGESRPPQELIDAFSTVRDIITATSKLCRPGAQGFEIDAVARQMLRDDGYAAYQHALGHQLGQAVHDGGALIGPQWERYGKTPTLEIEAGYVFTLELEIMLDGIGCVGLEEDIVVTDQGGRFLCQRQTELEVR